The Psilocybe cubensis strain MGC-MH-2018 chromosome 7, whole genome shotgun sequence genome has a window encoding:
- a CDS encoding Thioredoxin domain-containing protein C13F5.05, mitochondrial, with protein sequence MILATQLIALTTLALTPSLVSAGLFPKDSLVKPLDAKTFKQAMKANQTSLVAFVAPWCGHCQKMVPEYSKAALGLYPLIPTYAVNCHAEKNKRLCAEQGVQGFPTVKLFPRGNTQAPILYDAERTASGFWYFATRRVPKAYEKFYSVDDIPGWVSSNVKKHRTLLLTKDKKVPLLWQVLANKYSHTDLVFASHRDRKGKSSIKMGLEDTKEGKVLIYPAGSTTPIRYTGILKHDSLIKFFDSVLDGTAELTQIIEEAEAEEFVPDPEELEIERKQEAQKIALMHGGYTDLIDFEKAMLEGGANYHDTHGYGAMIGGIPEHMKKKQAEKKVPQEPLDKPETPSISVGDAPITTHPPTATPDVKAPSDADQVPLGQRAAEATGTSRDEL encoded by the exons ATGATATTGGCCACCCAGCTCATTGCTCTCACCACCCTTGCCCTGACCCCTTCATTGGTGTCTGCGGGCTTGTTCCCGAAAGATTCACTTGTGAAACCTTTGGATGCGAAGACATTCAAGCAAGCGATGAAGGCCAAC CAAACGAGCTTGGTCGCGTTTGTGGCTCCTTGGTGTGGG CACTGTCAGAAAATGGTGCCGGAGTACAGCAAGGCAGCTCTTGGACTCTATCCTCTTATTCCCACCTACGCCGTTAATTGCCATGCTGAGAAAAATAAGCGTCTTTGCGCAGAACAG GGCGTTCAAGGCTTCCCCACCGTCAAG CTATTCCCGAGGGGAAATACACAGGCCCCCATTCTCTATGATGCGGAACGGACTGCTAGTGGTTTTTGGTACTTTGCTACCAGACGAGTTCCTAAAGCCTATGAGAAATTTTATTCAGTAGATGATATTCCGGGATGGGTTTCGAGT AACGTCAAGAAGCACCGCACCCTTCTTCTAACAAAGGATAAGAAGGTGCCGCTCTTATGGCAGGTGCTTGCCAACAAATATTCCCATACTGACCTTGTCTTTGCGTCACATCGTGACCGCAAAGGCAAGTCGTCAATTAAAATGGGTCTTGAGGATACGAAGGAAGGCAAGGTACTTATATACCCCGCTGGATCCACCACACCTATACGTTATACAG GTATCCTCAAACATGATTCATTGATCAAGTTCTTTGACTCTGTCTTGGATGGTACTGCCGAGTTGACCCAGATCATCGAGGAGGCCGAAGCAGAGGAATTCGTTCCTGATCCTGAAGAGCTAGAGATCGAAAGAAAGCAGGAAGCACAGAAGATTGCTCTTATGCATGGAGGATATACAGATCTTATTGACTTTGAAAAAGCAATGTTGGAAGGCGGGGCCAATTACCATGATACCCACGGATATGGCGCTATGATAGGTGGCATCCCCGAacacatgaagaagaaacaagCAGAAAAGAAAGTTCCCCAGGAGCCCCTCGACAAACCAGAAACACCCAGCATTTCTGTTGGCGATGCTCCCATCACAACTCATCCTCCAACAGCCACCCCAGATGTCAAGGCACCGTCAGACGCCGATCAAGTTCCTCTTGGACAACGAGCTGCTGAAGCCACAGGGACAAGCAGGGATGAACTGTAA